A section of the Lepidochelys kempii isolate rLepKem1 chromosome 4, rLepKem1.hap2, whole genome shotgun sequence genome encodes:
- the C4H4orf54 gene encoding uncharacterized protein C4orf54 homolog, with protein MSMEALSQSPGEQSTSQKGGAGAKGGRTKRRPAEPVTAVTSKESTYVEIQDFPRGRDASPQTLKLTLAGSGGKVAFLSPKNGACELSAVSSSESGKPATLARESRPGASPGSPGRKDNEAEGCSAGSNSGGSNENTSPGLPHKPLSPSGCPEWSSSCPSPVNKTSAFPKTDDTVTEGKTSSSSFGYESDEDEDADCKASCLVNPTGGSRGATQPTYCGKNSPANEEAHYITTHEIQLSEVDHDMDFDFGLASRWDFEDNNVIYSFVDYASFGSDETLGDTQTEEDNSCYLSTTSDANNQTDSIENTSSTEIVSINSENDTPSTDKCASSEESQSKNPSHMSENPAAGHILLSIKPTSRAINELSNLPEKQSIIYAAKHEGDMSLRVSTAPERKASFKQDAIHDQAKKFIAVPARLQTRCGAIRAKEVGGYSSGASSAVSELDDADKEVRNLTARAFRSLAYPYFDTLNLSSRESSASLSDQALGINRWSTYLDLKCGNLGQKPEQNLFKSSAEPTGWHRSAGAKTCRDQFYIRSNKSQTKALEFVVSKLDGEITHVETPACFEKRIQSGSRVVTLLETLNFSSNINAGVPRAAKRPDHAAAAAGCADELPEALPREPGQEASKQTGLAAAEVPEGTPNKSKFASSLLKNVISKKMQREHEFKMERGEITDTSYTRLAASLPGKEQEGSAREKLKAGGMQRQNSRYSEGSSDYTIVTAEDPGEFSDSKSPTSKASTPRLDRPLSETRLEDVCEIKKSASEAIKATFLRSQNSAFRSWKEKEAEKKKEERAPIGKLQFSSAKYDWRADLGEISAGKSTKMSRLFVPNIQRTPKDKQPGTQVTQPSAAIYAARAGTPVKPRAPEIKISLGSVQPSKDHPFDLAKLLTPKLAATAPTLFKAAEEPRGQPQKAFKADGLDKVPQFLVRDIRDNKPKVPGPIHQVRDVRKLIKSAYGHDSGDTSSDRSSALSDQGSAEQKPRQLAIAGIPRALSPMVITCQAVSNSREDKRPGETGAKAPAGGKVLPATPEGTILVHRTSGRLPVATIAPNKSDPRLPAVLKIVSKASAPWRQQQQQPPPPPPPPAPAPPERGKGADEEPREEAKAPPSRNALEKLTAAVRSMEELYSFSKHEWKRKSDPRPITDSHVLSLIASEERGGRAPAEERSPAPAAPERQPLPGSGPKPDKVSARAAAFESLARERPRPLPEPRGEAAAADRAPGPQPPRSSVFTVSSAQKAAAAAPANLPAAASPLRGLKGQAGPAPRSLKLSPAPAAAAEGKGPGEAEKGAAGPDCGNYLAMPLKEPPAAGGGAHPPGPLSASAAAAALQPFSAAKSRGRLSPKQQPGPAAPPAAAPELPPAAIYHPPLPVAALHGAQPPPLLCFSPPSAAEPFPQTQRKVLLDLSTGQYYLVDTPVQQPLKKRLFDPETGQYVEVPVPMPPQPAVAPMPLPISPLALNPGAYGATYMIYPGFLPTTMLPANALQTQLSLPGGDVSAPAEPSSPRAALGGGGEATFVESPYYIATGKSQPSAAPAQLRGAEGKPVISITSQQMGPRIIAPPSFDGTTMRFVVEHR; from the coding sequence ATGAGCATGGAAGCCCTCTCACAATCGCCCGGCGAGCAAAGCACGAGCCAAAAGGGGGGAGCGGGAGCGAAGGGCGGCAGAACAAAGCGCCGCCCTGCAGAGCCGGTCACCGCCGTCACCTCCAAGGAATCGACCTATGTGGAGATTCAGGATTTCCCCCGAGGAAGGGACGCCAGCCCCCAGACCCTAAAGCTGACTTTGGCAGGGAGCGGAGGAAAAGTGGCCTTTCTCAGCCCTAAAAACGGAGCTTGCGAGCTCAGCGCTGTTAGTAGCTCGGAAAGCGGAAAGCCAGCAACCCTGGCCCGTGAATCGAGACCAGGGGCCAGCCCGGGGTCCCCGGGGAGGAAGGATAATGAAGCGGAGGGATGCAGCGCTGGCTCCAACTCAGGAGGGTCGAATGAAAACACTtcgcctggactcccccacaagCCGCTTTCCCCGAGCGGCTGCCCGGAGTGGTCCTCCTCTTGCCCATCCCCGGTGAACAAGACAAGCGCCTTCCCCAAAACGGATGACACCGTGACCGAGGGCAaaacctcctcttcttcctttgGGTACGAAAGTGACGAGGACGAGGACGCGGACTGCAAAGCAAGCTGCTTGGTTAACCCCAcagggggcagccggggggcTACCCAGCCCACCTACTGCGGCAAGAACAGCCCTGCTAACGAGGAGGCGCATTACATTACCACGCACGAAATCCAGCTCAGCGAGGTGGACCACGACATGGACTTTGACTTTGGCCTGGCCTCCAGGTGGGACTTTGAAGACAACAATGTGATCTACTCCTTCGTGGATTACGCCTCCTTTGGGAGCGACGAGACCCTCGGGGACACGCAGACGGAGGAGGACAATAGCTGTTATCTCAGCACGACCAGCGATGCCAATAACCAGACGGACAGCATCGAGAATACCAGCAGTACGGAGATAGTCAGCATTAACTCTGAAAACGatacccccagcacagacaaatgcgCCAGCTCGGAAGAAAGCCAGTCCAAGAACCCCAGCCACATGAGCGAGAACCCAGCTGCAGGCCACATTCTCCTATCAATCAAACCGACTTCCAGGGCTATAAATGAGCTTAGCAACCTGCCCGAGAAGCAAAGCATTATTTACGCTGCCAAGCATGAAGGCGACATGAGCCTCCGTGTCTCCACAGCTCCCGAACGCAAGGCCAGTTTCAAACAAGACGCGATTCATGACCAGGCAAAAAAATTTATTGCCGTCCCCGCGCGTTTGCAAACGCGGTGTGGAGCCATAAGGGCGAAGGAAGTGGGGGGATATTCCAGCGGTGCCTCCAGCGCGGTCAGCGAGCTGGATGATGCGGATAAAGAAGTGAGAAACCTGACGGCCCGAGCTTTCCGGAGCTTGGCTTACCCCTACTTTGACACGCTGAACTTAAGCTCCAGGGAGTCCTCCGCGTCCCTTTCGGACCAGGCGCTCGGGATCAACCGATGGTCCACTTATTTAGACCTGAAGTGCGGCAATCTCGGGCAGAAACCGGAGCAGAACCTGTTCAAGAGCAGCGCCGAACCCACCGGCTGGCACAGAAGCGCTGGGGCGAAGACATGCCGTGACCAGTTCTACATTCGCTCCAATAAATCGCAGACGAAAGCCCTAGAGTTCGTGGTCAGCAAGCTCGATGGGGAAATAACCCACGTGGAAACGCCAGCGTGCTTCGAGAAGCGGATCCAGTCGGGCTCCCGGGTTGTAACTTTGTTGGAGACGCTGAATTTTAGCAGCAATATCAATGCTGGTGTCCCCAGAGCTGCGAAACGTCCTGACCACGCTGCCGCTGCGGCAGGTTGCGCAGATGAACTTCCAGAAGCGCTGCCCAGGGAGCCGGGCCAGGAGGCTAGCAAACAAACCGGGCTGGCCGCGGCAGAAGTCCCGGAGGGCACCCCGAATAAATCGAAATTCGCCTCCAGCCTCCTCAAGAATGTCATCTCGAAGAAAATGCAGCGGGAGCACGAGTTCAAAATGGAGAGGGGGGAGATCACAGACACTTCGTACACCAGGCTGGCCGCGTCCTTGCCCGGCAAGGAGCAGGAGGGCTCGGCCAGGGAGAAGCTGAAAGCCGGGGGCATGCAGAGGCAGAACTCCAGGTATTCCGAGGGCAGCTCTGACTACACCATTGTGACAGCAGAGGACCCGGGGGAGTTTTCTGACAGCAAGTCGCCGACCTCCAAGGCGTCTACCCCTCGCCTAGACCGACCCCTTTCGGAAACGCGATTGGAGGACGTGTGTGAAATTAAGAAGAGCGCCTCGGAAGCCATCAAGGCGACCTTCCTCCGCAGCCAGAACAGCGCGTTCAGATCCTGGAAAgagaaagaggcagagaagaagaaagaagagcGGGCTCCCATCGGGAAGCTTCAGTTCTCCTCCGCCAAATACGACTGGCGGGCCGATCTGGGTGAGATCTCAGCCGGCAAGTCCACTAAAATGTCGCGTCTCTTCGTCCCAAACATTCAGCGCACCCCCAAGGACAAACAGCCTGGCACACAGGTGACACAGCCCTCCGCAGCCATCTACGCGGCTCGGGCGGGCACCCCGGTCAAGCCCAGAGCCCCCGAGATCAAGATCAGCCTGGGCAGCGTGCAGCCAAGCAAGGATCACCCCTTTGACCTCGCCAAGCTGCTCACCCCCAAACTAGCCGCTACCGCACCCACCCTTTTCAAGGCAGCGGAGGAGCCCCGAGGCCAGCCGCAGAAGGCATTCAAAGCGGACGGCCTGGACAAGGTGCCGCAATTCTTGGTGCGCGATATCAGAGACAACAAGCCGAAAGTCCCCGGCCCCATTCACCAGGTGAGGGACGTCAGGAAACTGATCAAGAGCGCCTACGGCCACGACTCGGGCGATACCAGCAGCGACCGGAGCAGCGCGCTCTCCGATCAGGGCAGCGCGGAGCAGAAACCGAGGCAGCTGGCCATAGCGGGGATCCCCAGGGCTCTGTCTCCCATGGTGATCACCTGCCAGGCGGTCAGTAACAGCAGGGAGGACAAAAGGCCGGGCGAGACGGGGGCCAAAGCCCCAGCAGGGGGCAAGGTGCTGCCTGCCACGCCGGAGGGGACAATCCTGGTGCACAGGACCTCGGGGAGGCTGCCCGTGGCCACCATCGCCCCCAACAAGAGCGACCCTCGCTTGCCCGCCGTGCTGAAGATCGTGTCCAAAGCCTCCGCCccctggaggcagcagcagcagcagccgccgccgcccccgccgccccccgcgCCCGCCCCGCCTGAGAGGGGCAAGGGAGCGGACGAGGAGCCGCGGGAGGAGGCCAAGGCGCCGCCCAGCCGCAACGCGCTGGAGAAGCTGACGGCGGCGGTGCGCAGCATGGAGGAGCTGTACAGCTTCAGCAAGCACGAGTGGAAGCGCAAGAGCGACCCGCGGCCCATCACCGACAGCCACGTGCTCTCCCTCATCGCCAGCGAGGAGCGGGGCGGCCGGGCGCCCGCCGAGGAGAGGAGCCCGGCCCCGGCCGCCCCCGAGCGCCAGCCCCTCCCGGGCTCCGGCCCCAAGCCCGACAAGGTCTCGGCCAGGGCGGCCGCCTTCGAGAGCCTGGCGCGGGaacggccccgccccctgcccgaGCCCCGCGGGGAGGCGGCCGCGGCGGACAGAGCCCCGGGCCCGCAGCCGCCGCGGAGCAGCGTCTTCACCGTCAGCTCCGCGCAGAAGGCGGCGGCGGCCGCCCCGGCCAACCTCCCCGCCGCGGCCTCGCCGCTCCGCGGCCTGAAGGGCCAGGCCGGGCCGGCGCCGCGCTCCCTCAAGCTCTCCCcggcccccgccgccgccgccgaaGGGAAGGGGCCCGGCGAGGCCGAGAAGGGCGCGGCCGGGCCCGACTGCGGGAACTACCTGGCCATGCCGCTCAAGGAGCCGCCGGCCGCGGGAGGGGGCGCCCACCCCCCGGGCCCGCTCTCGGCCTCGGCGGCCGCCGCCGCCCTGCAGCCCTTCAGCGCCGCCAAGAGCCGGGGCCGCCTCAGCCCCAAGCAgcagcccggccccgccgcccCGCCTGCGGCCGCCCCGGAGCTGCCGCCCGCCGCCATCTACCACCCGCCGCTGCCCGTGGCCGCCCTGCACGGGGCGCAGCCCCCGCCGCTGCTCTGCTTCTCGCCGCCCTCGGCCGCCGAGCCCTTCCCGCAGACGCAGCGCAAGGTGCTGCTGGACCTGAGCACCGGGCAGTACTACCTGGTGGACACGCCCGTGCAGCAGCCCCTCAAGAAGAGGCTCTTTGACCCCGAGACCGGGCAGTACGTGGAGGTGCCCGTGCCCATGCCCCCGCAGCCGGCCGTGGCCCCGATGCCGCTCCCCATCTCCCCGCTAGCGCTCAACCCGGGGGCCTATGGGGCCACCTACATGATCTACCCTGGCTTCCTGCCCACCACCATGCTGCCAGCGAATGCCCTGCAGACCCAGCTCTCCCTCCCGGGCGGCGACGTCAGCGCCCCCGCCGAGCCCAGCAGCCCAAGGGCagcgctggggggaggaggagaggccaCTTTCGTGGAAAGTCCTTATTATATCGCCACGGGTAAATCCCAGCCGTCAGCCGCCCCTGCCCAGctcaggggggcagaggggaagccGGTCATCAGCATCACATCCCAGCAAATGGGGCCAAGGATAATTGCCCCGCCCTCCTTTGATGGTACCACCATGAGGTTCGTGGTGGAGCACAGATGA